One region of Triticum aestivum cultivar Chinese Spring chromosome 6B, IWGSC CS RefSeq v2.1, whole genome shotgun sequence genomic DNA includes:
- the LOC123140096 gene encoding uncharacterized protein, with the protein QSRQKSYADSKRKAIEYEVGDRVYLRVSPLRGVKRFGVKGKLAPRFVGPYEILQRMGEVAYKLELPEGLSGVHDVFHVSQLKKCHPEIAEVPLRDTVPLEAIQLRDDLTYEEKPVKILDYASRVTRSKVIKFCKVQWSHHTEDEATWEREEVLLKDHPH; encoded by the coding sequence cagtccagacagaagagctatgccgattcaaagcgcaaagcgattgagtatgaagttggagacagagtatatcttagagtatccccgcttcgaggagttaagcgttttggagttaaaggaaagttagcaccccgtttcgttggaccgtatgagattttgcaacgtatgggagaagttgcttataagttggaattgccagaaggactgtcaggagttcatgatgtattccatgtttctcagttgaagaaatgtcacccagagatagcagaggtaccgttaagagacacagtgccactagaagcaattcagttgagggatgacttgacatatgaggaaaaacctgttaagattctcgattatgccagcagagttacccgcagcaaagttatcaagttttgtaaagttcagtggagccaccacactgaggatgaagccacctgggaaagagaggaagttttgctcaaggaccaccctcac